Below is a genomic region from Verrucomicrobiota bacterium.
CACTGGTGTGTGACCGAAAAATCCTTCGTGACAGGAATACTGAACACGCCCCTCTTCCCAGCCTTGATGCCATTCCTTTCAATCAACCGCTTATTCTTTGCGTCAGCAAGATGTATGAAGGAAGCCATGATTAGGTAATCGACGAAGCTGACGTCGCCTTGATCGTTTCCAACTCTTCCCACCGCGCATAAAGCTTCGCAAGCTTTTCCTTTGCGGCGGCGAGGTCGGAGGTGAGTTGGTTGGTTTGCGTCGCGTGCGTGCGATGAAATTCTGGCGAAGCGAACAGCCCTTCGATGTGGGCGATCTCTTCGTCAACGGCGTGAATTTGCGCCTCCATGCCTTCAAGTTCGCGCGCTTCCTTGAAGGAGAGTTTGCGCGCCTTCGTTATTTTCGTAGCCGCCTCCCCTGAGGGTGCGGATGGCTTGTTCAAGGCGACAATGACCGCGCTCTCACGAGACGCGGCTACAACGGAGCGTTGCCTTTTCTCCAGATAATAATCGTAGTCGCCGACGCTGTGATGGATTTTGCCGTCGCCTTCAAACGCCAGCACGTCGGTACAAACGCGGTTCAGGAAATAACGGTCGTGACTCACCACGCACACCACGCCTGGGAACGCGATCAGCGCTTCTTCCAACACGCGCAATGTCGGCAGATCGAGATCGTTGGTCGGCTCGTCGAGGATAAGAAAGTTGCCGCCGTTTTTCAAAACGCGCGCCAGCAGCAACCGGCTGCGCTCGCCGCCAGATAGATACTTCACCTGCGTCATGATGCGCTCGTCCGCAAACAGAAACCGCCTCAGATACGAGCGCACCGAAATCTTACCATCACCGAAGATGACGAACTCCGTGCCGTCGCTGACCTCCTCCAGCGCCGTGCGTTCCTCGCGCAACTGCAGCCGGCCCTGGTCCACGTAATTGAACTTGGTGAGCTGGCCAACTTTGACCGTGCCTTCAGTGGGTTTGAGTTCAGCGATGATGACCTTGAGCAACGTGGTTTTGCCGAGGCCATTCTGCCCGCAAACGCCGATGCGCTGGCCGTTCTCGAACGTGAAACTGAATCCGCGAAACAACGTCCGCCCGGCAAGGTCCATGCCGAGATTGCTCAACTCGACGACGCGATTGCCCAGTTGTGGCGGCGGTGGAATGCAAAGTTCAACGTCTTCCTCGACTGTCGGCCCATCCTGCGCGGCGGTTTCGTAGTAACGCTCGAAACGGTTCTTCTGTTTGCTGCGCTGCGCGCGCGCGCCCTGACGAACCCACGCGAGTTCCTTTTTCAAAAACATCTGGCGCTTGTGTTCGATGGTCGCGTCGGCTTCCTGGCGTTCAGCTTTTGCCAGCAGGTAATCGGTGTAGTTGCCGTCGTGTGAGAAAAAGCGACCATCCGACATCTCGACCATGCGTTTCGCAACGCGGTCGAGGAAATAGCGATCGTGGGTGACGACCAGATACGTGCCGTGGAACTCGTCGAGAAAGTCCGCAACCCAATCAATGGATTTCGGATCGAGATGGTTTGTCGGTTCGTCCAGAATCAGAAAGTCAGGCAACGAGACAATCGCACGGCACATCGCCACTCGCCGTTTCTCGCCGCCGGAAAGCGTGTCAATGCGCCGGTCAGCAGCCGGACAATTCAAGTGCGACATCGCCGTGGCAATGCGCTGATCCAACGACCAACCTTCCAGCGCTTGAATGCGATGTTCAAGTTCCTCGTGTCGCTTTGAGTCGTGAGGCAGCGATTCAAACTCCGCGATCAAATCGAGCACCGGCTTCGCGCCGTCGCGAATGTTCTCCTCGACCGACTTAGCCGCATCGAGCATGAAATCCTGCGGCAGGTAACTGACAACGAGATCGCGCCGTCGCTTGACATTGCCGCTGTCAGGCGATTGCAACCCGGCGAGGATGCGGAGGAACGTCGTCTTGCCACAACCGTTGCGCCCAACCAGCCCGATGCGATCGCCCTCTTCAATACCGAGCGTGGCGCTGTCGAGAATGGCACGCTCCCCGTAGCGCACAACGAGGTCAGTGGCGGTGAGGATCGAAGCCATGCGAAACTATTCCCTCGCCGTCTGCGCTGGAAGAGCCGAGAGCGGGACAAGCTTGTTCGTCTCGCTGAAATAATTTGCCGACCACTCGTTCTGAAACAGCGCCACGGGGTTCTTGCCAATGTCGTAGGCGAGCTTTGCGCCGGTCGGCAGCGAAAGGGCGTCGAGGTCGTCCTCCTTCAGGTCGGGCGGCAGCCAGCGCACGACCGTCCACGGGGCAGATTCAAGGCGTGACACCGCGCCGTATTCGCTTTCGAGACGGAATTGCACGACTTCGAATTGCAGTGGGCCAACCGCTGCGAGCAACGGCGTTTTCACCGATGAGTTGCGCAGATAAAGCGCCTGGATCACGCCCTCCTGCAAAAGCTGTTCGAGGCCCTGGCGGAATTGTTTGAACTTCGCGGTGTTCGGATTGTGCAGGTGCGCGAAGGCTTCGGGTGTGAAGCGCGGGATTTCCTTGTAGAGAATCTTGGGGTCGGTGGTGAGCGTGTCGCCGATGCCGAAGCTGTCGTGGCCGACGAGGCCGATGACGTCGCCGGGCCACGCCTCGTCCACCGTTTCGCGTTCGTTGCCGAAGAGTTTGTGCGAACTGGAGAGGCGAACTTTCTTCTCGGAGCGCGAGTGATGCACGGTCATGTCGCGCTCGAATTTGCCGGAGCAGACGCGGACAAACACGATGCGGTCGCGGTGCTTCGGGTCCATGTTCGCCTGAATCTTGAAGATGAACCCGGAGAACGCGGAATGCTCGGGAGGAATGTAGCCGCCGACGTGAGGAGGCGGATTGGTTTGTTCACCGTTTCTGCCACCAGGCACGTTCCGCCTCGTCACCTCGGCGGCTACGAGGGCATTTCGCCCTTTCGGACCCGGCGCGTGTTTCAAGAAACCATCCAAGAGTAACTGCACACCGAAATTATTGAGGGCGCTGCCGAAAAACACCGGCGTGGTTTTGTCCGCCAGCACCGCGGTGTCATCCCAGTCGTGCCCGGCGTGTTCGAGCATTTCCAGTTCTTCGACCGTGTGATGGAACGTTCCGTCGTCGAGCCGACCGCGGATGAGTTCGTCATGCAATCCGCCGACCTGCACCGGCGCGCGGTATTGGCCGCCGACCGTGCGCTCGAAGAGGTGCATCTGTTGCGTCTGCCGATCGAACACGCCCTGGAACTCGAAGCCGTTGCCGATGGGCCAGTTCACGGGGAACGCGCCGATGCCGAGCACGCGCTCCAGTTCATCGAGCAACGCGAGCGGGTCTTTCATCGGGCGATCGCACTTGTTCATGAATGTGAAGATCGGCACGCCGCGCTGGCGGCAGACCTCGAAGAGCTTGCGCGTCTGCGGCTCGATGCCTTTGGCCGAATCAATCACCATCACCACCGAATCCACGGCGGTGAGGACGCGATAGGTGTCCTCGGAAAAATCCTTGTGACCCGGCGTGTCGAGCAGGTTGAGGCGGTAACCGTTGTAATCAAACTGCAAAACCGTGGAGCTGATCGAAATGCCGCGCTTCTTTTCCAGTTCCATCCAGTCGGACGTGGTGGCGCGCTGGTTTTTACGCGCCGTGACCGAGCCGGCGAGTTGCACCGCGCCGCCGTACAGCAGCAGCTTTTCCGTCAACGTGGTTTTACCCGCGTCCGGATGCGAGATGATGGCGAACGTGCGCCGCTTCGAGATTTCTTCCGTAATGCTCACAATCGAGCCGCAGAAGGTAGCAGACCGGTGCATCACGACCAAGCAAGATTGGCCGCGGATCGAGATGCTCCGGGAAATCGGTAGGCACTTCCGTTCTCGCCGCGGATCATTCGTTCTCAACCTGCAACACTTTGGGCAGCACAAAGCACGACCAGACCAGCACGCCGGCAATCCAGATGACCGCGCCCCAATTGTAATGAGAAACCGTGATCTTCGGCCAGAAATCTCCGCTGATACGCGTCGCCATACCCAGGAGCATCAAGGCCACGGCGACCAGCATCCACCGGTTTCGTCCGCGCAACTTTTCCAGATTGCCGCTATGTCCGAACACGACGCGAGTCGCGACCGTAAATGTGACCACCGCAAAACCGCCAATCAAAGTCAGGTGCAGCAAGCTGACCCGAAAGGAGGGCCAAAGCGTAATTGCGACAAACCCGCTGACCAAGGCGGCGAATGCAATGCGCAAAGACGCCCCGAGCGCATTGCTGAGCTTTGGTGCCTGGCGAAACGGAAATTCAAACGCCAGATAAACCAAAGTCGTCGCAAAACGGACCGCATGCGCCGTGCGAAACCATCCTTCCACCTCCATGAAGAATGAAGCCACGATCAAACCACCGGCGACGAGGGCCAATGCCGCCTTCTTCTTCCACGCCGCTGCGGGCGCCATGCTTTCAGGAAAATCGTGCGGGCTGGGCAGCCCAAAAAATCGCGGCAGAATGAACGGGCCGATGCCGAGGATTGGAAGCAGAACGAATCCTTGATAACATAACAGCCGTTGCAGACTGACCCAGTACGCGCCCGCCTCGTCTCCCCCAGGTTGAAACACCGCCAGCAAAGTTCCCGCGGCGACGCACAAGAAGGCCAGACCGACCAGCACAAATCCGGGTGGTGGCGTGTCCTTACGATGGCTTGCCCGCCTAAATATCAGGACGGCGAAGAAACTGAGCAGCGCGAGAAATAAGCTGTCGCCCCAAATAATCTTCTGCATTGCGAAAGCGACAACCATGGACAGATGCAGCCCCAGGAGCAGCAGCACATTTCGAAGCCCAAGCGGCGGCGCCGACAGCATGCGGGGCATGGCCGTTCCCAGAAATCCAAACATAAATCCGCCAAAAAGCCCGTAGGCCATGATGCGGGCGTGTGCCTGGCCCGGGTAAAGGCTGATTAGTCCGCCAAAATGCAGTGGCCAAAGACTGACGCCAACGATTCCCGCCAGCACTCCTTCGGGGAAGAAAAGGCGGAACGGTTCTTTGCCGACGTCGCTCCATGTAATCTGTTTTGCCTGGTTCACATCCATATTCTTGCTTACAGTCTTGATGACGCTGCTGCTATTCCCAAGTTCAAATCACGCGCCCTCAACGCTCCCTTTGCCGGGGGCGAAACCTTTTTCCAGGAAAGACATATGTTTGGCTGCGGGGCGCGCAAAAGACGTGCAAAGGTTACACGCAGAAACTTCGTTCGGAACACGGTAAAACGTCCAGTTCTGCAACGCCCGGATCAGCACTTCCTGAATCACGTCTCCGGCGAAGCGAACGTATTCGACCACTCGGGAGGATTCCGGCGCCTGCCCCTTCTCGGGTGCGATTCGTTTTGCTTCGATTCCGTGGCTTCAACCTCCAGCCATCGCCCCGACAATCAGAAACGGTTCCGCGCCATTGACGACTTCTTCGGGCAACTTCGTCTCTGGTGATTCGAGCGACAGGTCTTCTTTGCAGGCGAAAAACCTGATGAATGGCCGGCGCTTCAACGTGTCGTGGTCGCGGATTGTGCCTCGCAGCACCGGATACTGGACTTCGAGCGCATCGAGCACCGAGCGCAGCGTGACCGGATTCTCGACTTCAAGCTCAACCTCGCCATCCAGGTGCGCCAGGTTGCGCAGATGATATGGAAGCACCACGCGAATCATGAGAAAAGTTCCAAGCTCCAACATCCAAGCTCCAGAGAAATACCAAGCGCCAAATACCAAAGCAAACAAGCGCCAGCAGGTGATTCGGTGGTGGGTGCCCGGTGCTTCCCTGGAGCTTGGTGCTTGGGATTTGATGCTTTCATTTCAGCGTTTGCACTTCCACCGAATAAACCGCCGGCAGATTCTGCACGACGGGCTTCCACGAGTTGCCGCTGTTCGCCGAGCAATAGACCTGCCCGCCCGTTGTGCCAAAATACACACCGCACTTATCGAGCGAATCCACCGCCATCGCGTCGCGCAGCACGTTCATGTAACAATCCTTTTGCGGCAGTCCTTTCGTGAGCGCTTCCCATTCGTTGCCACCGGTCTTGCTGCGATACACGCGCAGTTTTCCGTCAGGCGGATAATGCAGCGAATCGCTCGTGATCGGCACGACGTAAATCGTCTCCGGTTCATGCGCGTGAACATCAATCGGGAAGCCAAAATCCGTTGGCAAGTTTCCGCTTACCTCGGTCCATTGGTCGCCGGCGTTGTCAGTGCGGAGTACGTCCCAATGCTTCTGCATGAACAAAACGTCTGGGCGCGACGGATGCATGGCGATGCGATGCACGCAATGGCCGACTTCCGCATCCGGGTCGGGGAGTTCGTATTGAGACTTCAGGCCGCGATTGATGGGCTTCCACGTTTTGCCACCGTCGTTAGTTCGGAAAGCGCCCGCTGCCGAGATGGCGATGTAAATGCGGTTGGGATCCTTCGGGTCGAGCAGGATGGTGTGCAACCCCATGCCACCCGCTCCGGGTTGCCAGAGGTGTCCTTTGGCTTTGCGCAAGTCGGGAAGTTC
It encodes:
- a CDS encoding ABC-F family ATP-binding cassette domain-containing protein, whose amino-acid sequence is MASILTATDLVVRYGERAILDSATLGIEEGDRIGLVGRNGCGKTTFLRILAGLQSPDSGNVKRRRDLVVSYLPQDFMLDAAKSVEENIRDGAKPVLDLIAEFESLPHDSKRHEELEHRIQALEGWSLDQRIATAMSHLNCPAADRRIDTLSGGEKRRVAMCRAIVSLPDFLILDEPTNHLDPKSIDWVADFLDEFHGTYLVVTHDRYFLDRVAKRMVEMSDGRFFSHDGNYTDYLLAKAERQEADATIEHKRQMFLKKELAWVRQGARAQRSKQKNRFERYYETAAQDGPTVEEDVELCIPPPPQLGNRVVELSNLGMDLAGRTLFRGFSFTFENGQRIGVCGQNGLGKTTLLKVIIAELKPTEGTVKVGQLTKFNYVDQGRLQLREERTALEEVSDGTEFVIFGDGKISVRSYLRRFLFADERIMTQVKYLSGGERSRLLLARVLKNGGNFLILDEPTNDLDLPTLRVLEEALIAFPGVVCVVSHDRYFLNRVCTDVLAFEGDGKIHHSVGDYDYYLEKRQRSVVAASRESAVIVALNKPSAPSGEAATKITKARKLSFKEARELEGMEAQIHAVDEEIAHIEGLFASPEFHRTHATQTNQLTSDLAAAKEKLAKLYARWEELETIKATSASSIT
- a CDS encoding GTP-binding protein, with amino-acid sequence MSITEEISKRRTFAIISHPDAGKTTLTEKLLLYGGAVQLAGSVTARKNQRATTSDWMELEKKRGISISSTVLQFDYNGYRLNLLDTPGHKDFSEDTYRVLTAVDSVVMVIDSAKGIEPQTRKLFEVCRQRGVPIFTFMNKCDRPMKDPLALLDELERVLGIGAFPVNWPIGNGFEFQGVFDRQTQQMHLFERTVGGQYRAPVQVGGLHDELIRGRLDDGTFHHTVEELEMLEHAGHDWDDTAVLADKTTPVFFGSALNNFGVQLLLDGFLKHAPGPKGRNALVAAEVTRRNVPGGRNGEQTNPPPHVGGYIPPEHSAFSGFIFKIQANMDPKHRDRIVFVRVCSGKFERDMTVHHSRSEKKVRLSSSHKLFGNERETVDEAWPGDVIGLVGHDSFGIGDTLTTDPKILYKEIPRFTPEAFAHLHNPNTAKFKQFRQGLEQLLQEGVIQALYLRNSSVKTPLLAAVGPLQFEVVQFRLESEYGAVSRLESAPWTVVRWLPPDLKEDDLDALSLPTGAKLAYDIGKNPVALFQNEWSANYFSETNKLVPLSALPAQTARE
- a CDS encoding exo-alpha-sialidase, which produces MSKVRLLVGTKKGAFILTADGKRQNWEVSGPHFAGWEMYHLKGSPVDPNRIYASQTSGWFGQLIQRSDDGGKTWNPPGTKLEDLMGPDGFPKGGKSNMFLYEGEVGTHKFYDGSQHPWEFKRIWHIEPSLTDPDTAIAGAEDAAIFKTTDGGKTWKELPDLRKAKGHLWQPGAGGMGLHTILLDPKDPNRIYIAISAAGAFRTNDGGKTWKPINRGLKSQYELPDPDAEVGHCVHRIAMHPSRPDVLFMQKHWDVLRTDNAGDQWTEVSGNLPTDFGFPIDVHAHEPETIYVVPITSDSLHYPPDGKLRVYRSKTGGNEWEALTKGLPQKDCYMNVLRDAMAVDSLDKCGVYFGTTGGQVYCSANSGNSWKPVVQNLPAVYSVEVQTLK
- a CDS encoding NnrS family protein; translation: MNQAKQITWSDVGKEPFRLFFPEGVLAGIVGVSLWPLHFGGLISLYPGQAHARIMAYGLFGGFMFGFLGTAMPRMLSAPPLGLRNVLLLLGLHLSMVVAFAMQKIIWGDSLFLALLSFFAVLIFRRASHRKDTPPPGFVLVGLAFLCVAAGTLLAVFQPGGDEAGAYWVSLQRLLCYQGFVLLPILGIGPFILPRFFGLPSPHDFPESMAPAAAWKKKAALALVAGGLIVASFFMEVEGWFRTAHAVRFATTLVYLAFEFPFRQAPKLSNALGASLRIAFAALVSGFVAITLWPSFRVSLLHLTLIGGFAVVTFTVATRVVFGHSGNLEKLRGRNRWMLVAVALMLLGMATRISGDFWPKITVSHYNWGAVIWIAGVLVWSCFVLPKVLQVENE
- a CDS encoding MoaD/ThiS family protein — its product is MIRVVLPYHLRNLAHLDGEVELEVENPVTLRSVLDALEVQYPVLRGTIRDHDTLKRRPFIRFFACKEDLSLESPETKLPEEVVNGAEPFLIVGAMAGG